A window of Schistocerca cancellata isolate TAMUIC-IGC-003103 chromosome 1, iqSchCanc2.1, whole genome shotgun sequence genomic DNA:
TGTGCATCTGCAGGAAAGTTACCTGTGtataaattttctctcttcttggaGGTAAAATGTAAGAGCTTCTGTGCCCATGATCACGATTCCTGTGACATTATCCTATGGTCCCAGAAATTGTTGGCAGCATTCAAAATTTCACTTCCCTTCTCTTCATGTTGCCCACCTTTAAGATATGGTGGAGTGAACTCCCGATAAGCAATACACACCCTTCTTTCTGAAATGTCTTCACGTAAAACACAGTGTTCCCAACCATACCGTGCTGGACCATAAACCACCAAGAGAGATCGCCTTGGCATGGGTACACGAACTACACAATCTTCTTGTTCACAACAGTCTAGAGGACCAAGGACAACTGGACGATACTCAAATGCGCAGCACAAATTATATCGCTTAATATCTCCTCTGTATTTTGTGAATGTCAACATACTGTCTGACAGAAGATTAACAGTAACAATACGCTCACCCCATATCCAGCAGTCATCAATATGAGGATCAATTGATGCACCACGTATTGGATCATATTCCAAGGAGCACTGTTCAATTGTTTTATACCCTGATAATAATGGTACAGTCTCAAAACGCTCTTGCACAAACTTTGTGAATTCTGGGAAACCATTAAACTCACTCAACTGCAGACGCTTCTTCTTAAAATTACACTTTGGTccaaaattctgtaaaataaaagtaaaatcagtgTAAGTATGGAGCAACGAGCATCTTAtatctaaaaaataaataattctgatgAGTGACTAGGTATTTATTAGAGATAAAAGAGAATCTATTAGTTTATACTAATTCAATGAAGaaaacccaacactacaatgtcattATGAGACAATGTCTGGTATGTCATTATAAATATATTCCCTCAACAAACAGAACTTTGATAACCTGTATATGCAGTTAATCACATAAgctattaatattaaatatttgtgGAACCACTGCACACATTAAACCTCTTAACAAGTGATAGTTTACAAAGAGTgcattttattgtttggttaacatTCATAAATTTGTATTTGACAAAATACGAAAGTAGTTATGATGCTTTGAGTAGAGTTATGTAATTTTTAGTAGCCTTTGAGAAATCTTGAAACCATGGGTTTAGCGATATGACACCTTTTACAGTTAACTGAGAAACtgttttcaaaaagaaataagaATGTCACTACACATCAGAAATTTCAACTTACTGACTACCAGAAATGTACTTTGGACCCCAGCCTACACAAATAAAGACTACTTAACAGTTTCATGACAATGAGAAGATAGCCAGGCCACCATTATGAGAACACTGGCAGATTTATTGGCTGCTGTTGGTGTGAACAATACGTGATGTACTTTGTTGGCTTTGTCATAATATCATAATGGCTGGTCATGCACCGTAGCTTTACAGCCCAAACATTCTTTATAGAATTGATCCCATTATGTAAATAGACAAGTCAATGAATAATACATTTTCACACTGTAACCAgaatcaagtccaaatccgaaagcgGGTCTTAAAATGAAGTACAACTTAGCATTGTAAGTATGTTTATTACGAACACAAAAGCACATTCACAACAGATGGAGAGAAAAGCTAGTAGCATGAAACATTATTTTCCAGAATGCAAACACTGtaaacataagaaattttgagaaccttcCAGAACAGAAACACTAAATGATAAGTAACTGTAGGGGGTCAGATTTGAAATTGTGACCAGCAGCATGCCAGTGAGCAACATTAACTATACCACACAGCATACAGCATGACTCACGGAACTATATAAATGAGTGAAACGATTGGGCAAATACTGTAGGATTAATGACATTGACGGAACCAGAGGATTATAGTTTAAATCAAATACATGTTTACTGAATAATGTTCACAAGTGTGAATTGTGGCCTCACATAAAGCGTcgattcaaataaaataaataatgtatgcaGCACATGCAGAAACACACTGAGCGAGGTTCATTTAACTGCACGTCAACTTATgaaaaacagtaaacacacagtcaGAAAGTACAGTTTCCCGCTATCAATCACTATGTACATTAACGTTTGTTATCCTGACTAACCACTGTGTGAAAAATGCAACGACTCCCTCATGCATGAATATAAATATGAACCGTAGCAAATAATTACAATTCACATCTGACTCAAAtatcataaagaaaattaaatttcttaGAGTTGTGCAAAATCGATTACTGTAAAGACAGCCAAATAATCTAAGTCCAGCAAAAAGTTTAAGTATGTAACTCCTGTTCACACAACAATTTGAGTTCACTGAAAAGTATGTAATTTATGTGGTTGCACAGTCCTCTCAACCAGCTCACCAATGACCACAGTGAAGATTGACAGCAAAAGGCCAAAGTCCAAAAGACAATGTGTGCCCTACAActatcattaaatatttttttgaggTCAGACATTACTGAATCTATGTTGATACTTAAATAATGACCACTATTCATATCTAAGCTAATTCCATATATGTATCTGACacaatattacagttaaaattgtTGTGGTCAGTTTGTGACTTCTTACTAAAATAGCAATACATTAACAAATAAgttataaataaaatttacaaaagatgcctacatccagttttacaatgagacaaaaagtacataaaattataaatacgatgtgtgatcaaaaagtaagaggatttttttatttttattttgaagggTTTATATATCTTATTTTCAATTTTagcttgttggtacacatgttcctgatgtatgtttgcatttttcgttgttctgaatatttagtttattgttgacagttgaaAAGGTCATATGTGCTTTTGAGTGCTTggcgaatttttacttttggaaaagAGTGATCATAGAATTTGCATTAAACTTTGCTTGAAAAAATTGAATACTGTGCAGCACTGCATTCAAAATGCTGACTACAGCTTTTGGCAAATCTGCTATGACtaagacaagagtttatgagtggtataaatgtttcacaAAGAGGGTCAAGAAGACAGAGATGACAACTACCCTGGACAccctagcacatcagttactgacaaCAATGTGGAAGTAGTACAGAAAATGGTTCTAGAAAATTGCTGAATCACCAtctgagaggttgctgatgatgt
This region includes:
- the LOC126180053 gene encoding alpha-ketoglutarate-dependent dioxygenase alkB homolog 4-like, which codes for MEKPRPCGCKGIRTCLICEREFGIPKKDFKPPKGCKSYIYCAFCNKAWEGSCMKDYKTHSAHEGDAIEFPGIYIQLDFLTPEEEAILINGIDEMPWDLSQSGRRKQNFGPKCNFKKKRLQLSEFNGFPEFTKFVQERFETVPLLSGYKTIEQCSLEYDPIRGASIDPHIDDCWIWGERIVTVNLLSDSMLTFTKYRGDIKRYNLCCAFEYRPVVLGPLDCCEQEDCVVRVPMPRRSLLVVYGPARYGWEHCVLREDISERRVCIAYREFTPPYLKGGQHEEKGSEILNAANNFWDHRIMSQES